A single window of Opisthocomus hoazin isolate bOpiHoa1 chromosome 5, bOpiHoa1.hap1, whole genome shotgun sequence DNA harbors:
- the CLCN3 gene encoding H(+)/Cl(-) exchange transporter 3 isoform X3, with product MESEQLFHRGYYRNSYNSITSASSDEELLDGAGVIMDFQTSEDDNLLDGDASMGTHYTMTNGGSINSSTHLLDLLDEPIPGVGTYDDFHTIDWVREKCKDRERHRRINSKKKESAWEMTKSLYDAWSGWLVVTLTGLASGALAGLIDIAADWMTDLKEGICLSALWFNHEQCCWDSNEATFEERDKCPQWKTWAELIIGQAEGPGSYIMNYIMYIFWALSFAFLAVSLVKVFAPYACGSGIPEIKTILSGFIIRGYLGKWTLMIKTITLVLAVASGLSLGKEGPLVHVACCCGNIFSYLFPKYSTNEAKKREVLSAASAAGVSVAFGAPIGGVLFSLEEVSYYFPLKTLWRSFFAALVAAFVLRSINPFGNSRLVLFYVEYHTPWYLFELLPFILLGVFGGLWGAFFIRANIAWCRRRKSTKFGKYPVLEVIIVAAITAVIAFPNPYTRLNTSELIKELFTDCGPLESSSLCDYRNDMNASKIVDDIPDRPAGTGVYSAIWQLCLALIFKIIMTVFTFGIKVPSGLFIPSMAIGAIAGRIVGIAVEQLAYYHHDWFIFKEWCEVGADCITPGLYAMVGAAACLGGVTRMTVSLVVIVFELTGGLEYIVPLMAAVMTSKWVGDAFGREGIYEAHIRLNGYPFLDAKEEFTHTTLAADVMRPRRSDPPLAVLTQDNMTVEDIENLINETSYNGFPVIMSKESQRLVGFALRRDLTIAIESARKKQEGIVGSSRVCFAQHTPSLPAESPRPLKLRSILDMSPFTVTDHTPMEIVVDIFRKLGLRQCLVTHNGRLLGIITKKDILRHMAQTANQDPASIMFN from the exons GAACTCACTATACAATGACAAATGGAGGAAGTATCAACAGTTCAACACATTTACTGGATCTCCTGGATGAACCAATTCCTGGAGTAGGAACGTATGATGACTTCCATACCATTGACTGGGTTCGAGAGAAgtgcaaagacagagaaagacataGACGG ATTAACAGCAAGAAGAAAGAATCAGCATGGGAGATGACAAAAAGTTTGTACGATGCATGGTCGGGATGGCTGGTAGTCACACTAACTGGTTTGGCATCAG GGGCTTTGGCAGGATTAATTGACATTGCTGCTGACTGGATGACTGACTTGAAGGAAGGCATTTGCCTTAGTGCTTTGTGGTTTAACCATGAGCAGTGTTGTTGGGATTCAAATGAGGCCACATTTGAAGAGAGAGATAAATGTCCACAGTGGAAAACATGGGCAGAACTAATAATTGGGCAAGCAGAA GGTCCAGGTTCATACATCATGAACTACATAATGTACATTTTCTGGGCTTTGAGCTTTGCCTTCTTAGCAGTTTCTCTGGTGAAGGTATTTGCTCCTTATGCCTGTGGCTCGGGGATACCTGAG ataaaaACTATTTTGAGTGGCTTCATCATCAGAGGTTACTTGGGGAAATGGACTTTGATGATAAAAACAATTACTTTAGTCTTGGCTGTCGCGTCAGGTTTGAGTTTAGGAAAAGAGGGTCCCTTGGTACATGTTGCCTGCTGCTGTGGGAATATTTTTTCCTACCTCTTTCCAAAGTACAGCACAAATGAAGCTAAAAAAAGAGAG GTGTTGtcagctgcttcagcagcaggagtATCGGTAGCCTTTGGTGCCCCAATTGGTGGAGTCCTTTTCAGTCTAGAGGAG GTCAGTTACTATTTCCCACTGAAGACTTTATGGAGATCATTTTTTGCTGCTTTAGTAGCTGCATTTGTTTTAAGGTCCATCAATCCTTTTGGTAATAGCCGCCTAGTTCTTTTTTATGTGGAATATCACACTCCTTGGTACCTTTTTGAACTGCTTCCTTTTATTCTTCTGGGAGTATTTGGTGGGCTCTGGGGAGCATTTTTCATCCGAGCAAACATTGCGTGGTGTCGTCGACGCAAATCTACAAAATTTGGGAAGTACCCTGTGCTGGAGGTTATTATTGTTGCAGCAATAACAGCTGTCATTGCATTTCCTAATCCATATACAAGGCTAAACACCAGTGAGCTTATTAAAGAGCTCTTCACAGACTGTGGGCCATTAGAATCCTCCTCCCTCTGCGACTACAGAAATGATATGAATGCAAGCAAAATAGTAGATGATATTCCTGACCGTCCAGCAGGCACTGGAGTCTATTCAGCTATATGGCAGTTGTGTTTAGCActcatatttaaaataatcatGACAGTCTTCACCTTTGGTATCAAG GTTCCATCTGGGTTGTTCATACCTAGTATGGCAATCGGAGCAATAGCAGGAAGGATTGTAGGAATTGCAGTGGAGCAGCTGGCCTACTACCATCATGACTGGTTCATTTTCAAGGAGTGGTGTGAAGTTGGAGCTGACTGTATTACTCCTGGCCTTTACGCCATGGTCGGTGCTGCTGCGTGCTTAG GTGGTGTGACAAGGATGACTGTGTCCCTGGTGGTTATTGTCTTTGAGCTAACAGGAGGGCTGGAATATATTGTGCCCCTCATGGCTGCAGTCATGACCAGTAAGTGGGTCGGAGATGCCTTTGGTAGGGAAGGCATCTACGAGGCACACATCCGACTGAACGGATACCCTTTCTTGGACGCAAAGGAGGAATTCACTCACACAACACTGGCTGCTGATGTTATGAGACCTCGAAGAAGCGATCCACCTTTAGCGGTTCTGACGCAGGATAATATGACAGTCGAAGACATAGAAAACTTGATCAATGAAACCAGCTATAATGGCTTTCCTGTAATTATGTCAAAAGAATCCCAGAGACTAGTGGGCTTTGCTCTAAGAAGAGATTTAACTATTGCAATAG aaagtGCTAGAAAGAAGCAGGAAGGGATTGTTGGCAGTTCCAGGGTCTGTTTTGCCCAGCACACCCCATCGCTTCCAGCGGAAAGCCCTCGACCTTTGAAGCTTAGAAGCATACTTGATATGAGCCCTTTCACCGTGACAGACCACACACCAATGGAAATAGTGGTGGATATTTTCCGGAAgctgggcctgaggcagtgccTTGTAACACACAATGG GCGCCTCCTTGGCATTATAACAAAAAAAGATATCCTCCGTCATATGGCCCAGACGGCAAACCAAGACCCCGCCTCAATCATGTTCAACTGA
- the CLCN3 gene encoding H(+)/Cl(-) exchange transporter 3 isoform X5 produces the protein MDDSSDPYLPYDGGGGDGIPLRELHKRGTHYTMTNGGSINSSTHLLDLLDEPIPGVGTYDDFHTIDWVREKCKDRERHRRINSKKKESAWEMTKSLYDAWSGWLVVTLTGLASGALAGLIDIAADWMTDLKEGICLSALWFNHEQCCWDSNEATFEERDKCPQWKTWAELIIGQAEGPGSYIMNYIMYIFWALSFAFLAVSLVKVFAPYACGSGIPEIKTILSGFIIRGYLGKWTLMIKTITLVLAVASGLSLGKEGPLVHVACCCGNIFSYLFPKYSTNEAKKREVLSAASAAGVSVAFGAPIGGVLFSLEEVSYYFPLKTLWRSFFAALVAAFVLRSINPFGNSRLVLFYVEYHTPWYLFELLPFILLGVFGGLWGAFFIRANIAWCRRRKSTKFGKYPVLEVIIVAAITAVIAFPNPYTRLNTSELIKELFTDCGPLESSSLCDYRNDMNASKIVDDIPDRPAGTGVYSAIWQLCLALIFKIIMTVFTFGIKVPSGLFIPSMAIGAIAGRIVGIAVEQLAYYHHDWFIFKEWCEVGADCITPGLYAMVGAAACLGGVTRMTVSLVVIVFELTGGLEYIVPLMAAVMTSKWVGDAFGREGIYEAHIRLNGYPFLDAKEEFTHTTLAADVMRPRRSDPPLAVLTQDNMTVEDIENLINETSYNGFPVIMSKESQRLVGFALRRDLTIAIESARKKQEGIVGSSRVCFAQHTPSLPAESPRPLKLRSILDMSPFTVTDHTPMEIVVDIFRKLGLRQCLVTHNGRLLGIITKKDILRHMAQTANQDPASIMFN, from the exons ATGGACGACTCTTCGGATCCCTATCTGCCCTACGATGGCGGGGGCGGGGACGGCATTCCGCTCAGGGAGCTGCACAAGCGAG GAACTCACTATACAATGACAAATGGAGGAAGTATCAACAGTTCAACACATTTACTGGATCTCCTGGATGAACCAATTCCTGGAGTAGGAACGTATGATGACTTCCATACCATTGACTGGGTTCGAGAGAAgtgcaaagacagagaaagacataGACGG ATTAACAGCAAGAAGAAAGAATCAGCATGGGAGATGACAAAAAGTTTGTACGATGCATGGTCGGGATGGCTGGTAGTCACACTAACTGGTTTGGCATCAG GGGCTTTGGCAGGATTAATTGACATTGCTGCTGACTGGATGACTGACTTGAAGGAAGGCATTTGCCTTAGTGCTTTGTGGTTTAACCATGAGCAGTGTTGTTGGGATTCAAATGAGGCCACATTTGAAGAGAGAGATAAATGTCCACAGTGGAAAACATGGGCAGAACTAATAATTGGGCAAGCAGAA GGTCCAGGTTCATACATCATGAACTACATAATGTACATTTTCTGGGCTTTGAGCTTTGCCTTCTTAGCAGTTTCTCTGGTGAAGGTATTTGCTCCTTATGCCTGTGGCTCGGGGATACCTGAG ataaaaACTATTTTGAGTGGCTTCATCATCAGAGGTTACTTGGGGAAATGGACTTTGATGATAAAAACAATTACTTTAGTCTTGGCTGTCGCGTCAGGTTTGAGTTTAGGAAAAGAGGGTCCCTTGGTACATGTTGCCTGCTGCTGTGGGAATATTTTTTCCTACCTCTTTCCAAAGTACAGCACAAATGAAGCTAAAAAAAGAGAG GTGTTGtcagctgcttcagcagcaggagtATCGGTAGCCTTTGGTGCCCCAATTGGTGGAGTCCTTTTCAGTCTAGAGGAG GTCAGTTACTATTTCCCACTGAAGACTTTATGGAGATCATTTTTTGCTGCTTTAGTAGCTGCATTTGTTTTAAGGTCCATCAATCCTTTTGGTAATAGCCGCCTAGTTCTTTTTTATGTGGAATATCACACTCCTTGGTACCTTTTTGAACTGCTTCCTTTTATTCTTCTGGGAGTATTTGGTGGGCTCTGGGGAGCATTTTTCATCCGAGCAAACATTGCGTGGTGTCGTCGACGCAAATCTACAAAATTTGGGAAGTACCCTGTGCTGGAGGTTATTATTGTTGCAGCAATAACAGCTGTCATTGCATTTCCTAATCCATATACAAGGCTAAACACCAGTGAGCTTATTAAAGAGCTCTTCACAGACTGTGGGCCATTAGAATCCTCCTCCCTCTGCGACTACAGAAATGATATGAATGCAAGCAAAATAGTAGATGATATTCCTGACCGTCCAGCAGGCACTGGAGTCTATTCAGCTATATGGCAGTTGTGTTTAGCActcatatttaaaataatcatGACAGTCTTCACCTTTGGTATCAAG GTTCCATCTGGGTTGTTCATACCTAGTATGGCAATCGGAGCAATAGCAGGAAGGATTGTAGGAATTGCAGTGGAGCAGCTGGCCTACTACCATCATGACTGGTTCATTTTCAAGGAGTGGTGTGAAGTTGGAGCTGACTGTATTACTCCTGGCCTTTACGCCATGGTCGGTGCTGCTGCGTGCTTAG GTGGTGTGACAAGGATGACTGTGTCCCTGGTGGTTATTGTCTTTGAGCTAACAGGAGGGCTGGAATATATTGTGCCCCTCATGGCTGCAGTCATGACCAGTAAGTGGGTCGGAGATGCCTTTGGTAGGGAAGGCATCTACGAGGCACACATCCGACTGAACGGATACCCTTTCTTGGACGCAAAGGAGGAATTCACTCACACAACACTGGCTGCTGATGTTATGAGACCTCGAAGAAGCGATCCACCTTTAGCGGTTCTGACGCAGGATAATATGACAGTCGAAGACATAGAAAACTTGATCAATGAAACCAGCTATAATGGCTTTCCTGTAATTATGTCAAAAGAATCCCAGAGACTAGTGGGCTTTGCTCTAAGAAGAGATTTAACTATTGCAATAG aaagtGCTAGAAAGAAGCAGGAAGGGATTGTTGGCAGTTCCAGGGTCTGTTTTGCCCAGCACACCCCATCGCTTCCAGCGGAAAGCCCTCGACCTTTGAAGCTTAGAAGCATACTTGATATGAGCCCTTTCACCGTGACAGACCACACACCAATGGAAATAGTGGTGGATATTTTCCGGAAgctgggcctgaggcagtgccTTGTAACACACAATGG GCGCCTCCTTGGCATTATAACAAAAAAAGATATCCTCCGTCATATGGCCCAGACGGCAAACCAAGACCCCGCCTCAATCATGTTCAACTGA
- the CLCN3 gene encoding H(+)/Cl(-) exchange transporter 3 isoform X1, with translation MESEQLFHRGYYRNSYNSITSASSDEELLDGAGVIMDFQTSEDDNLLDGDASMGTHYTMTNGGSINSSTHLLDLLDEPIPGVGTYDDFHTIDWVREKCKDRERHRRINSKKKESAWEMTKSLYDAWSGWLVVTLTGLASGALAGLIDIAADWMTDLKEGICLSALWFNHEQCCWDSNEATFEERDKCPQWKTWAELIIGQAEGPGSYIMNYIMYIFWALSFAFLAVSLVKVFAPYACGSGIPEIKTILSGFIIRGYLGKWTLMIKTITLVLAVASGLSLGKEGPLVHVACCCGNIFSYLFPKYSTNEAKKREVLSAASAAGVSVAFGAPIGGVLFSLEEVSYYFPLKTLWRSFFAALVAAFVLRSINPFGNSRLVLFYVEYHTPWYLFELLPFILLGVFGGLWGAFFIRANIAWCRRRKSTKFGKYPVLEVIIVAAITAVIAFPNPYTRLNTSELIKELFTDCGPLESSSLCDYRNDMNASKIVDDIPDRPAGTGVYSAIWQLCLALIFKIIMTVFTFGIKVPSGLFIPSMAIGAIAGRIVGIAVEQLAYYHHDWFIFKEWCEVGADCITPGLYAMVGAAACLGGVTRMTVSLVVIVFELTGGLEYIVPLMAAVMTSKWVGDAFGREGIYEAHIRLNGYPFLDAKEEFTHTTLAADVMRPRRSDPPLAVLTQDNMTVEDIENLINETSYNGFPVIMSKESQRLVGFALRRDLTIAIESARKKQEGIVGSSRVCFAQHTPSLPAESPRPLKLRSILDMSPFTVTDHTPMEIVVDIFRKLGLRQCLVTHNGIVLGIITKKNILEHLEQLKQHVEPLAPPWHYNKKRYPPSYGPDGKPRPRLNHVQLKPIAEEREETEEEVHLLNSTTL, from the exons GAACTCACTATACAATGACAAATGGAGGAAGTATCAACAGTTCAACACATTTACTGGATCTCCTGGATGAACCAATTCCTGGAGTAGGAACGTATGATGACTTCCATACCATTGACTGGGTTCGAGAGAAgtgcaaagacagagaaagacataGACGG ATTAACAGCAAGAAGAAAGAATCAGCATGGGAGATGACAAAAAGTTTGTACGATGCATGGTCGGGATGGCTGGTAGTCACACTAACTGGTTTGGCATCAG GGGCTTTGGCAGGATTAATTGACATTGCTGCTGACTGGATGACTGACTTGAAGGAAGGCATTTGCCTTAGTGCTTTGTGGTTTAACCATGAGCAGTGTTGTTGGGATTCAAATGAGGCCACATTTGAAGAGAGAGATAAATGTCCACAGTGGAAAACATGGGCAGAACTAATAATTGGGCAAGCAGAA GGTCCAGGTTCATACATCATGAACTACATAATGTACATTTTCTGGGCTTTGAGCTTTGCCTTCTTAGCAGTTTCTCTGGTGAAGGTATTTGCTCCTTATGCCTGTGGCTCGGGGATACCTGAG ataaaaACTATTTTGAGTGGCTTCATCATCAGAGGTTACTTGGGGAAATGGACTTTGATGATAAAAACAATTACTTTAGTCTTGGCTGTCGCGTCAGGTTTGAGTTTAGGAAAAGAGGGTCCCTTGGTACATGTTGCCTGCTGCTGTGGGAATATTTTTTCCTACCTCTTTCCAAAGTACAGCACAAATGAAGCTAAAAAAAGAGAG GTGTTGtcagctgcttcagcagcaggagtATCGGTAGCCTTTGGTGCCCCAATTGGTGGAGTCCTTTTCAGTCTAGAGGAG GTCAGTTACTATTTCCCACTGAAGACTTTATGGAGATCATTTTTTGCTGCTTTAGTAGCTGCATTTGTTTTAAGGTCCATCAATCCTTTTGGTAATAGCCGCCTAGTTCTTTTTTATGTGGAATATCACACTCCTTGGTACCTTTTTGAACTGCTTCCTTTTATTCTTCTGGGAGTATTTGGTGGGCTCTGGGGAGCATTTTTCATCCGAGCAAACATTGCGTGGTGTCGTCGACGCAAATCTACAAAATTTGGGAAGTACCCTGTGCTGGAGGTTATTATTGTTGCAGCAATAACAGCTGTCATTGCATTTCCTAATCCATATACAAGGCTAAACACCAGTGAGCTTATTAAAGAGCTCTTCACAGACTGTGGGCCATTAGAATCCTCCTCCCTCTGCGACTACAGAAATGATATGAATGCAAGCAAAATAGTAGATGATATTCCTGACCGTCCAGCAGGCACTGGAGTCTATTCAGCTATATGGCAGTTGTGTTTAGCActcatatttaaaataatcatGACAGTCTTCACCTTTGGTATCAAG GTTCCATCTGGGTTGTTCATACCTAGTATGGCAATCGGAGCAATAGCAGGAAGGATTGTAGGAATTGCAGTGGAGCAGCTGGCCTACTACCATCATGACTGGTTCATTTTCAAGGAGTGGTGTGAAGTTGGAGCTGACTGTATTACTCCTGGCCTTTACGCCATGGTCGGTGCTGCTGCGTGCTTAG GTGGTGTGACAAGGATGACTGTGTCCCTGGTGGTTATTGTCTTTGAGCTAACAGGAGGGCTGGAATATATTGTGCCCCTCATGGCTGCAGTCATGACCAGTAAGTGGGTCGGAGATGCCTTTGGTAGGGAAGGCATCTACGAGGCACACATCCGACTGAACGGATACCCTTTCTTGGACGCAAAGGAGGAATTCACTCACACAACACTGGCTGCTGATGTTATGAGACCTCGAAGAAGCGATCCACCTTTAGCGGTTCTGACGCAGGATAATATGACAGTCGAAGACATAGAAAACTTGATCAATGAAACCAGCTATAATGGCTTTCCTGTAATTATGTCAAAAGAATCCCAGAGACTAGTGGGCTTTGCTCTAAGAAGAGATTTAACTATTGCAATAG aaagtGCTAGAAAGAAGCAGGAAGGGATTGTTGGCAGTTCCAGGGTCTGTTTTGCCCAGCACACCCCATCGCTTCCAGCGGAAAGCCCTCGACCTTTGAAGCTTAGAAGCATACTTGATATGAGCCCTTTCACCGTGACAGACCACACACCAATGGAAATAGTGGTGGATATTTTCCGGAAgctgggcctgaggcagtgccTTGTAACACACAATGG GATTGTCTTGGGGATCATCACAAAGAAGAACATATTAGAGCATCTCGAGCAACTAAAGCAGCACGTCGAACCCTTG GCGCCTCCTTGGCATTATAACAAAAAAAGATATCCTCCGTCATATGGCCCAGACGGCAAACCAAGACCCCGCCTCAATCATGTTCAACTGAAACCCATAgctgaggagagagaggagacggAAGAGGAGGTTCATTTGTTGAATAGCACAACACTTTAG
- the CLCN3 gene encoding H(+)/Cl(-) exchange transporter 3 isoform X2, whose protein sequence is MDDSSDPYLPYDGGGGDGIPLRELHKRGTHYTMTNGGSINSSTHLLDLLDEPIPGVGTYDDFHTIDWVREKCKDRERHRRINSKKKESAWEMTKSLYDAWSGWLVVTLTGLASGALAGLIDIAADWMTDLKEGICLSALWFNHEQCCWDSNEATFEERDKCPQWKTWAELIIGQAEGPGSYIMNYIMYIFWALSFAFLAVSLVKVFAPYACGSGIPEIKTILSGFIIRGYLGKWTLMIKTITLVLAVASGLSLGKEGPLVHVACCCGNIFSYLFPKYSTNEAKKREVLSAASAAGVSVAFGAPIGGVLFSLEEVSYYFPLKTLWRSFFAALVAAFVLRSINPFGNSRLVLFYVEYHTPWYLFELLPFILLGVFGGLWGAFFIRANIAWCRRRKSTKFGKYPVLEVIIVAAITAVIAFPNPYTRLNTSELIKELFTDCGPLESSSLCDYRNDMNASKIVDDIPDRPAGTGVYSAIWQLCLALIFKIIMTVFTFGIKVPSGLFIPSMAIGAIAGRIVGIAVEQLAYYHHDWFIFKEWCEVGADCITPGLYAMVGAAACLGGVTRMTVSLVVIVFELTGGLEYIVPLMAAVMTSKWVGDAFGREGIYEAHIRLNGYPFLDAKEEFTHTTLAADVMRPRRSDPPLAVLTQDNMTVEDIENLINETSYNGFPVIMSKESQRLVGFALRRDLTIAIESARKKQEGIVGSSRVCFAQHTPSLPAESPRPLKLRSILDMSPFTVTDHTPMEIVVDIFRKLGLRQCLVTHNGIVLGIITKKNILEHLEQLKQHVEPLAPPWHYNKKRYPPSYGPDGKPRPRLNHVQLKPIAEEREETEEEVHLLNSTTL, encoded by the exons ATGGACGACTCTTCGGATCCCTATCTGCCCTACGATGGCGGGGGCGGGGACGGCATTCCGCTCAGGGAGCTGCACAAGCGAG GAACTCACTATACAATGACAAATGGAGGAAGTATCAACAGTTCAACACATTTACTGGATCTCCTGGATGAACCAATTCCTGGAGTAGGAACGTATGATGACTTCCATACCATTGACTGGGTTCGAGAGAAgtgcaaagacagagaaagacataGACGG ATTAACAGCAAGAAGAAAGAATCAGCATGGGAGATGACAAAAAGTTTGTACGATGCATGGTCGGGATGGCTGGTAGTCACACTAACTGGTTTGGCATCAG GGGCTTTGGCAGGATTAATTGACATTGCTGCTGACTGGATGACTGACTTGAAGGAAGGCATTTGCCTTAGTGCTTTGTGGTTTAACCATGAGCAGTGTTGTTGGGATTCAAATGAGGCCACATTTGAAGAGAGAGATAAATGTCCACAGTGGAAAACATGGGCAGAACTAATAATTGGGCAAGCAGAA GGTCCAGGTTCATACATCATGAACTACATAATGTACATTTTCTGGGCTTTGAGCTTTGCCTTCTTAGCAGTTTCTCTGGTGAAGGTATTTGCTCCTTATGCCTGTGGCTCGGGGATACCTGAG ataaaaACTATTTTGAGTGGCTTCATCATCAGAGGTTACTTGGGGAAATGGACTTTGATGATAAAAACAATTACTTTAGTCTTGGCTGTCGCGTCAGGTTTGAGTTTAGGAAAAGAGGGTCCCTTGGTACATGTTGCCTGCTGCTGTGGGAATATTTTTTCCTACCTCTTTCCAAAGTACAGCACAAATGAAGCTAAAAAAAGAGAG GTGTTGtcagctgcttcagcagcaggagtATCGGTAGCCTTTGGTGCCCCAATTGGTGGAGTCCTTTTCAGTCTAGAGGAG GTCAGTTACTATTTCCCACTGAAGACTTTATGGAGATCATTTTTTGCTGCTTTAGTAGCTGCATTTGTTTTAAGGTCCATCAATCCTTTTGGTAATAGCCGCCTAGTTCTTTTTTATGTGGAATATCACACTCCTTGGTACCTTTTTGAACTGCTTCCTTTTATTCTTCTGGGAGTATTTGGTGGGCTCTGGGGAGCATTTTTCATCCGAGCAAACATTGCGTGGTGTCGTCGACGCAAATCTACAAAATTTGGGAAGTACCCTGTGCTGGAGGTTATTATTGTTGCAGCAATAACAGCTGTCATTGCATTTCCTAATCCATATACAAGGCTAAACACCAGTGAGCTTATTAAAGAGCTCTTCACAGACTGTGGGCCATTAGAATCCTCCTCCCTCTGCGACTACAGAAATGATATGAATGCAAGCAAAATAGTAGATGATATTCCTGACCGTCCAGCAGGCACTGGAGTCTATTCAGCTATATGGCAGTTGTGTTTAGCActcatatttaaaataatcatGACAGTCTTCACCTTTGGTATCAAG GTTCCATCTGGGTTGTTCATACCTAGTATGGCAATCGGAGCAATAGCAGGAAGGATTGTAGGAATTGCAGTGGAGCAGCTGGCCTACTACCATCATGACTGGTTCATTTTCAAGGAGTGGTGTGAAGTTGGAGCTGACTGTATTACTCCTGGCCTTTACGCCATGGTCGGTGCTGCTGCGTGCTTAG GTGGTGTGACAAGGATGACTGTGTCCCTGGTGGTTATTGTCTTTGAGCTAACAGGAGGGCTGGAATATATTGTGCCCCTCATGGCTGCAGTCATGACCAGTAAGTGGGTCGGAGATGCCTTTGGTAGGGAAGGCATCTACGAGGCACACATCCGACTGAACGGATACCCTTTCTTGGACGCAAAGGAGGAATTCACTCACACAACACTGGCTGCTGATGTTATGAGACCTCGAAGAAGCGATCCACCTTTAGCGGTTCTGACGCAGGATAATATGACAGTCGAAGACATAGAAAACTTGATCAATGAAACCAGCTATAATGGCTTTCCTGTAATTATGTCAAAAGAATCCCAGAGACTAGTGGGCTTTGCTCTAAGAAGAGATTTAACTATTGCAATAG aaagtGCTAGAAAGAAGCAGGAAGGGATTGTTGGCAGTTCCAGGGTCTGTTTTGCCCAGCACACCCCATCGCTTCCAGCGGAAAGCCCTCGACCTTTGAAGCTTAGAAGCATACTTGATATGAGCCCTTTCACCGTGACAGACCACACACCAATGGAAATAGTGGTGGATATTTTCCGGAAgctgggcctgaggcagtgccTTGTAACACACAATGG GATTGTCTTGGGGATCATCACAAAGAAGAACATATTAGAGCATCTCGAGCAACTAAAGCAGCACGTCGAACCCTTG GCGCCTCCTTGGCATTATAACAAAAAAAGATATCCTCCGTCATATGGCCCAGACGGCAAACCAAGACCCCGCCTCAATCATGTTCAACTGAAACCCATAgctgaggagagagaggagacggAAGAGGAGGTTCATTTGTTGAATAGCACAACACTTTAG